From one Candidatus Nitrospira nitrosa genomic stretch:
- a CDS encoding SEL1-like repeat protein has protein sequence MYVLGVMYAYGRGVEQDISQARRWLAQAVEHKIAAAQPVLANLPISPRANSHLHAAEQAKPRKQQN, from the coding sequence ATGTATGTTCTCGGCGTCATGTACGCCTATGGACGTGGGGTCGAACAAGATATCAGCCAAGCACGACGCTGGTTGGCCCAGGCTGTGGAACACAAGATCGCCGCAGCCCAGCCGGTGCTTGCCAATCTACCGATATCGCCGCGTGCCAATTCCCATCTTCACGCAGCTGAACAAGCAAAACCTCGTAAGCAGCAGAACTGA
- a CDS encoding NB-ARC domain-containing protein, with translation MRDLIYVSYSHQDKAWLEKLFIFLKPYQRKGRLAVWADPYIQVGDLWRREIDQALPRAKVGLLLVSPHFLASDFIMDQEVPPLEMASENGHARLFCVPLSSSVVAPTGLDKYQWARPPHEALDLLPEPQQHAALVTIAQQLVEVFHGVQPDGVSCAAPESDVVIPPSPSPAAQRVVQPVAVSLGPQAARAVIYGVPSQRPHFQDRPEELNRLKLSLVQGRHGAIGLTGETTKIGVHGQGGIGKTVLAIALTNDEEVQRAFPDGIYWFTLGQEPDLIACQVEWLKALGDQAPVVSSASQGKQQLQRYLAEKTCLLILDDVWQTEHAVALDVIGPKSRLLITTRDATILTAVGAKEESVGVLSEQAAVQLLAEWSGVDPTKLPPEAVQVADSCQGVPLALALAGAQIHEGMDWATLLLALTEGDLEFLDHPYGSIFKSMKLSVQALSEADRGRYLELVIFPEDAHVPDVVIERLWHETAGLTAAQSQKLLSRFARKSLLLRKDERSRFGISFHDLQHDFLRLLTPDAASVHRRLLESYGPCAQRETSDWSWSNLAEGDSYGWRYLAYHLIQGNRRSELTMAAKDLRYLGKKIWLMGSNTVEGDIQFALHGAEHDQALQRLQRVLSQSAHLVTNQPYLEGVLTTLLSRVQGEPMLQGESQQLESSMHLPYVKAVWPIPDKPDPALVRTLGGHGDWVRSCAINVTGQWIVSGADDQMIKVWDRHTGECLRTLKGHSGEVRSCAIDPTGQWIVSGSSDGMVKIWDLHTGDCLRTLKGHSAEVTSCAIDPTGQWIVSGSSDGTVKIWDHRTGRCLRRLEGHSDEVTSCAIDPTGQWIVSGSGDQTLRIWDRRTGECLRTLEGRGTWITSCAIDPTGQWIVSGSSDGTVKVWDRHTGECLRTLKGHSDWVRNCVIDLTGHWIVSGADDQTVKVWDRRTGECQRTLEGHSGPVTSCVIDPTGQWIVSGSGDQTLRIWDRRTGEYPRTLESHGDWVTSCAIDPTGQWIVSGSGDQTLRIWDRRTGECLRTLEGHSGPVTSCVIDPTGQWIVSGSGDQTLRVWDRRMGECLRRLEGHDDGVRSCAIDPTGQWIVSGSGDQTLRIWDRRTGECLRKLEGHDGGVRSCAIDPTGQWIVSGSSDQTLRIWDRRTGECLRRLEGHDDGVRSCAIDPTGQWLVSGLGDGTLKVWDWRTGECLRRLEGHSDGVWSCAIDPMGQWLVSGSADRGIRVWDLATGRLMSLLRVDGGIWGVAWVPHINQFVAVGVRGIYVFELVLPPRRS, from the coding sequence GTGCGCGATCTCATCTATGTCAGCTATAGCCACCAGGACAAAGCCTGGTTGGAAAAACTGTTTATCTTCCTCAAGCCTTATCAACGCAAAGGGCGGTTGGCGGTATGGGCCGATCCCTACATTCAGGTCGGAGATCTGTGGAGGCGAGAAATCGACCAGGCTTTACCGCGAGCCAAAGTTGGCTTGCTGCTCGTGAGTCCTCATTTCTTAGCGTCGGATTTCATCATGGACCAGGAGGTCCCTCCGTTGGAAATGGCCAGTGAGAATGGCCATGCCCGTCTCTTTTGTGTGCCACTCAGTTCGAGTGTGGTGGCTCCCACGGGGCTGGATAAATACCAATGGGCTCGCCCGCCGCATGAGGCCCTCGACCTGCTTCCGGAGCCTCAGCAGCATGCGGCGCTGGTGACCATCGCCCAACAGTTGGTCGAGGTGTTTCATGGAGTCCAGCCTGATGGTGTGTCCTGTGCGGCTCCAGAGAGTGATGTCGTCATTCCGCCGAGTCCGTCTCCGGCAGCCCAGCGCGTCGTTCAGCCTGTTGCTGTGAGCCTGGGGCCACAGGCCGCGCGCGCTGTGATCTATGGCGTCCCGTCCCAGCGCCCCCATTTTCAGGATCGGCCGGAGGAGTTGAATCGGTTGAAGTTGTCGCTCGTACAGGGACGCCATGGGGCCATCGGGCTCACGGGGGAGACGACCAAGATCGGGGTTCACGGACAGGGCGGGATAGGGAAGACCGTGTTGGCCATTGCCTTGACTAATGATGAAGAGGTGCAACGGGCGTTTCCGGACGGCATCTACTGGTTCACGCTTGGGCAGGAACCGGATCTCATCGCCTGCCAAGTCGAGTGGTTGAAAGCGCTGGGTGACCAGGCGCCAGTGGTCTCCAGTGCGAGCCAGGGTAAGCAACAATTGCAGCGGTATCTTGCAGAGAAGACCTGTCTACTGATTCTGGATGACGTGTGGCAGACCGAGCACGCCGTGGCATTGGACGTGATCGGTCCAAAATCCCGCCTCCTGATAACGACGAGGGATGCCACGATTCTGACCGCCGTCGGCGCGAAGGAAGAGTCGGTCGGAGTGTTGAGCGAGCAGGCGGCGGTGCAGCTACTGGCCGAATGGAGCGGGGTTGATCCTACTAAGTTGCCTCCCGAAGCCGTACAGGTGGCCGACAGTTGCCAAGGCGTGCCGTTGGCACTCGCATTGGCTGGGGCGCAGATTCACGAAGGGATGGACTGGGCCACCCTCTTGCTTGCCCTCACCGAGGGCGATCTGGAATTTCTGGACCATCCCTATGGCAGTATTTTTAAATCCATGAAATTGAGCGTGCAGGCCCTTTCGGAGGCGGATCGGGGGCGTTATCTGGAACTGGTCATCTTTCCGGAAGATGCCCATGTGCCGGATGTGGTCATTGAGCGGCTCTGGCACGAGACCGCAGGCCTCACGGCTGCACAGTCGCAAAAACTGTTGTCGCGGTTTGCCAGAAAGAGTCTTTTGCTGCGAAAGGACGAACGTAGTCGTTTTGGGATCAGCTTCCATGATTTGCAGCATGACTTCTTGAGATTGCTGACACCGGATGCTGCGTCAGTGCATCGCCGACTCTTGGAGAGTTATGGGCCTTGCGCGCAACGTGAGACATCGGACTGGTCGTGGTCGAACCTTGCGGAAGGCGACAGCTATGGCTGGAGATATCTGGCCTATCATCTGATCCAGGGGAACCGGCGAAGTGAATTGACGATGGCCGCCAAAGACCTGCGATACCTGGGGAAGAAAATATGGCTCATGGGGTCGAATACAGTGGAAGGTGATATTCAATTCGCCTTGCATGGTGCGGAGCACGACCAAGCGCTGCAGCGCCTGCAACGAGTGTTGTCGCAATCGGCTCATCTTGTGACTAATCAGCCTTATTTGGAAGGAGTACTGACGACACTCTTAAGCCGTGTGCAGGGTGAGCCGATGCTGCAAGGCGAGTCCCAGCAATTGGAGTCCTCGATGCACCTTCCATACGTCAAGGCGGTCTGGCCGATACCAGACAAGCCCGATCCGGCACTGGTACGCACGTTGGGGGGGCACGGTGATTGGGTCAGGAGCTGTGCGATCAATGTGACGGGTCAGTGGATCGTGTCGGGAGCGGATGATCAGATGATCAAGGTTTGGGATCGGCATACGGGTGAGTGCCTGCGTACATTGAAGGGCCACAGTGGTGAGGTCAGGAGCTGCGCGATCGATCCGACCGGTCAGTGGATTGTCTCGGGCTCGAGCGATGGGATGGTCAAGATTTGGGATCTCCATACAGGGGACTGCCTGCGTACATTGAAGGGCCACAGTGCTGAGGTCACGAGTTGCGCAATTGATCCGACAGGCCAGTGGATTGTGTCGGGCTCGAGCGATGGGACGGTCAAGATTTGGGATCACCGTACGGGGAGGTGTCTGCGTAGGTTGGAGGGCCACAGCGACGAGGTCACGAGTTGCGCAATTGATCCGACAGGCCAGTGGATTGTGTCGGGCTCGGGTGATCAGACGCTCAGGATTTGGGATCGGCGAACCGGGGAATGTCTTCGCACATTGGAAGGTCGTGGTACCTGGATCACGAGTTGCGCAATTGATCCGACTGGCCAGTGGATTGTGTCGGGCTCGAGCGATGGGACGGTCAAGGTTTGGGATCGGCATACGGGTGAGTGCCTGCGTACATTGAAGGGCCACAGTGATTGGGTCAGGAACTGTGTGATCGATCTAACGGGCCACTGGATCGTGTCAGGAGCGGATGATCAGACGGTCAAGGTTTGGGATCGGCGTACGGGGGAGTGCCAGCGCACGTTGGAGGGGCACAGCGGTCCGGTCACGAGCTGTGTGATCGATCCGACAGGCCAGTGGATTGTCTCGGGCTCGGGTGATCAGACGCTCAGGATTTGGGATCGACGCACGGGGGAGTACCCCCGCACATTGGAAAGCCATGGTGATTGGGTTACGAGCTGTGCGATCGATCCGACGGGCCAGTGGATTGTCTCGGGCTCGGGTGATCAGACGCTCAGGATTTGGGATCGACGCACGGGGGAGTGTCTGCGCACGTTGGAGGGGCACAGCGGTCCGGTTACGAGCTGTGTGATCGATCCGACAGGCCAGTGGATTGTCTCGGGCTCGGGTGATCAGACGCTCAGGGTTTGGGATCGACGCATGGGGGAGTGCCTGCGCAGGTTGGAGGGACATGATGATGGGGTCAGGAGCTGTGCGATCGATCCGACGGGCCAGTGGATTGTCTCGGGCTCGGGTGATCAGACGCTCAGGATTTGGGATCGACGCACGGGGGAGTGTCTGCGTAAATTGGAGGGCCATGATGGCGGGGTCAGGAGCTGTGCGATCGACCCGACGGGCCAGTGGATTGTCTCGGGTTCGAGTGATCAGACGCTCAGGATTTGGGATCGACGCACGGGGGAGTGCCTGCGCAGGTTGGAGGGACATGATGATGGGGTCAGGAGCTGTGCGATCGATCCGACGGGCCAGTGGCTCGTCTCAGGGCTTGGCGATGGGACGCTCAAGGTTTGGGATTGGCGTACGGGGGAGTGCCTGCGCAGGTTGGAAGGTCACAGTGATGGAGTCTGGAGCTGTGCGATCGATCCAATGGGCCAGTGGCTCGTCTCAGGCTCGGCTGATCGCGGAATTCGTGTTTGGGATTTGGCAACAGGCAGATTGATGAGTCTGCTACGGGTTGATGGTGGAATATGGGGAGTTGCTTGGGTTCCCCATATCAATCAGTTTGTCGCAGTTGGTGTGCGGGGGATCTATGTGTTCGAATTGGTCCTGCCTCCTAGGAGATCGTAA
- a CDS encoding cytochrome b5 reductase family protein: MNAATRIKTKTPSPYKLVHIETDTHDTKTFRFDLPDNATLDMLPGDFLYVHATINGKLIKRAYTPSSLPGTTGSFDLTVKRYDTGSISKYLHDQKIGETVLMSGPNTGGHWVDGMATRVGFVAGGTGITPMISIIRWILINQLDAELYLLFANKTESDIIFRQEWDRNIREHHNFHCHHVLEEPPPGWLDSTGRITPDLLRQHLPPPGADSCVFVCGPPAMVDSVETTLKELGYPEQAIILP; this comes from the coding sequence ATGAACGCCGCCACCCGCATCAAAACCAAAACGCCGAGTCCGTATAAGTTGGTTCACATTGAAACGGATACCCACGACACCAAGACATTCCGGTTTGATCTTCCGGACAACGCGACCTTGGACATGTTGCCCGGTGACTTTCTCTACGTCCACGCAACGATCAACGGCAAGCTCATCAAGCGGGCCTACACACCGTCCTCGCTGCCCGGCACAACGGGATCGTTCGACCTGACAGTCAAGCGATATGACACCGGTTCCATTTCAAAGTACTTGCACGATCAGAAGATCGGAGAGACCGTGCTGATGAGTGGGCCGAATACCGGTGGGCATTGGGTCGATGGAATGGCCACGCGTGTCGGGTTCGTGGCAGGAGGCACCGGGATTACCCCGATGATCTCCATCATTCGTTGGATCCTCATCAACCAGCTTGATGCGGAACTGTATCTACTTTTCGCGAACAAGACAGAATCAGACATCATTTTCCGACAGGAATGGGATCGAAATATCCGAGAGCATCACAACTTTCATTGTCATCATGTTCTGGAAGAGCCTCCCCCAGGATGGTTGGATAGCACAGGCCGAATCACCCCTGATCTCCTGCGGCAGCACCTTCCCCCTCCGGGTGCCGACAGTTGCGTGTTCGTCTGCGGCCCCCCTGCCATGGTGGACTCAGTGGAAACGACCCTCAAGGAACTGGGTTATCCTGAACAGGCCATCATCCTCCCGTAA
- the hemG gene encoding protoporphyrinogen oxidase: MTRPRTVVIVGGGISGLATAFSLQEKATQAGLPIRCIMLESDPSWGGKIVTHRIGNLVTEAGPDSFLSQKQAGLDLCMKLGLADQLINTNETGKKACVLHRGRLHDLPEGLLSFVPKQLGSFLHSGLLTWPGLARMGLEFAVPPGSSRDDESLAVFLSRRFGVQAYKRVLEPLMAGIYAGDAEQMSLRATFPRFFELEQQHGSIVRGMMAAKQSASSTASARPRRTMFVSLKNGLGELVTALTTRLIQQGVELRVGARVDALRVRSHEVGRWMYDLILQDGSGLSAESVVLATPAYVSADLLRPLTPIAGGLLDLIPYASTATIAMAFPRIQASAIEGFGFIIPRVEQRHLIAATWTSLKWPHRAPSDQLLARCYLGGVGREDILQREDQALLATVREELTSICGITAEPSYTEVNRWWKAMPQYTIGHLSRLEQLDAAVSRYPGLILTGAAYRGVGIPDCIRDGALAAEQVIQSLSGKAHPDRLH; encoded by the coding sequence GTGACTCGACCGCGTACAGTCGTCATTGTGGGAGGCGGCATTTCTGGTCTCGCCACCGCCTTTTCGCTGCAAGAAAAAGCGACCCAAGCAGGTCTCCCCATCCGCTGCATCATGCTTGAATCCGACCCATCCTGGGGAGGGAAGATCGTTACCCATCGGATCGGTAACCTTGTGACCGAAGCTGGTCCGGATTCATTCCTTTCCCAAAAACAGGCAGGTCTCGACCTCTGTATGAAACTGGGGCTTGCCGACCAGCTGATCAATACCAACGAAACAGGGAAGAAGGCCTGTGTCCTTCACCGCGGGAGGCTGCACGATTTACCCGAGGGACTCCTCTCGTTTGTGCCGAAACAACTGGGGTCGTTCTTGCATAGTGGACTACTCACCTGGCCGGGGTTGGCGAGGATGGGACTTGAATTCGCCGTGCCTCCCGGTTCTTCAAGAGACGATGAGTCCTTGGCCGTCTTCCTCTCTCGTCGATTTGGAGTTCAGGCGTATAAGCGGGTGCTAGAGCCGCTCATGGCAGGTATCTATGCCGGAGATGCCGAGCAGATGAGTCTCCGGGCGACGTTCCCACGGTTCTTTGAACTCGAGCAGCAGCACGGCAGCATTGTTCGCGGCATGATGGCTGCCAAGCAATCAGCCTCCTCTACGGCATCCGCTCGGCCACGGCGAACGATGTTCGTTAGCCTCAAAAATGGCCTTGGTGAGCTGGTGACGGCGCTCACAACGCGGTTGATACAGCAGGGCGTTGAGCTTCGTGTGGGTGCTCGAGTCGACGCGCTTCGAGTGAGATCGCACGAAGTGGGCCGTTGGATGTATGACCTCATTTTGCAGGATGGATCCGGACTGTCCGCCGAAAGCGTGGTCTTAGCCACACCAGCCTATGTATCAGCCGACTTATTGCGTCCGTTGACGCCTATCGCCGGTGGATTACTGGACCTGATTCCCTATGCCTCGACCGCCACGATCGCGATGGCGTTCCCACGGATACAGGCGAGTGCCATCGAGGGATTTGGATTTATTATCCCGAGAGTTGAGCAGCGGCATCTCATCGCCGCCACATGGACCTCGCTCAAGTGGCCTCATCGTGCGCCGTCAGACCAGTTACTGGCGCGCTGCTATCTGGGTGGTGTTGGGCGAGAAGATATTCTTCAACGAGAGGACCAGGCATTGCTTGCCACCGTCAGAGAAGAGCTAACCAGTATATGCGGGATCACCGCGGAGCCAAGTTATACTGAGGTGAATCGATGGTGGAAGGCCATGCCGCAATATACCATTGGCCATCTGAGTCGATTGGAACAACTTGATGCGGCCGTGAGCCGTTACCCTGGACTCATTCTGACAGGGGCTGCCTATCGTGGAGTTGGGATTCCCGACTGTATCCGTGATGGCGCGTTGGCGGCTGAGCAAGTCATACAGTCCCTCTCGGGCAAGGCCCATCCAGATCGTTTGCACTGA
- the hemH gene encoding ferrochelatase — MNNTRRHTAVLLMAMGGPDSLENVEPFLRDVRGGRPTPPELVEEIRERYRATGGKSPAVGITQAVAKKLEQQLNKSGDARYRVYVGLRHWHPFIKETYAELLQDSPEQVIGVCMAPQQSSLSTGAYRKKVEEARAGLEDHTPVTYLGSWNRHPRLIAAIVENLRLGLQKFPAEVRATVPVLFTAHSLPERIVAMKDPYPDEVKGTVEAVTGLLGNQPTYFAYQSQGRSNEPWLGPTVEAMLETIQQAGHHHVLVAPIGFICDHVETLFDIDIELKQLAVSKGLHLERMAMLNDSSAILETLSDVLAAHESTSCLPS; from the coding sequence ATGAACAACACGCGACGTCACACGGCTGTTTTGTTGATGGCGATGGGTGGGCCCGATTCTTTGGAGAACGTGGAGCCGTTCTTGCGTGATGTCCGAGGTGGACGACCAACGCCACCGGAACTCGTTGAAGAGATTCGTGAACGGTACCGAGCAACAGGGGGGAAATCTCCGGCTGTCGGTATCACCCAAGCTGTGGCAAAAAAACTCGAACAACAGCTGAACAAATCGGGAGACGCCCGATACCGAGTATATGTGGGGCTGCGGCATTGGCATCCCTTCATTAAAGAAACCTATGCCGAGTTACTGCAAGACTCACCGGAGCAGGTTATTGGGGTCTGTATGGCTCCGCAACAATCGTCACTGAGTACGGGGGCATACCGAAAAAAAGTTGAGGAGGCGCGGGCCGGGCTAGAAGACCATACCCCGGTTACCTACCTCGGGAGTTGGAACCGGCATCCTCGACTGATTGCTGCGATTGTAGAGAATCTTCGGCTTGGGCTTCAGAAATTTCCAGCCGAGGTGCGTGCAACGGTACCGGTGTTGTTCACCGCGCATAGTTTGCCGGAACGGATTGTGGCGATGAAGGATCCCTATCCCGATGAAGTGAAGGGGACGGTTGAGGCTGTCACCGGATTACTGGGGAACCAACCGACGTACTTTGCCTATCAAAGTCAGGGACGCTCCAATGAACCATGGCTTGGACCGACGGTCGAAGCCATGTTGGAGACCATCCAGCAGGCCGGGCATCACCATGTGCTGGTGGCACCCATCGGCTTTATCTGTGACCATGTGGAAACGCTGTTTGATATCGACATTGAGCTCAAACAGTTGGCCGTGAGCAAAGGGCTGCATCTGGAGCGTATGGCGATGTTGAATGATTCTTCCGCGATTCTTGAGACGTTGAGCGACGTCCTGGCTGCACACGAATCCACCTCCTGTCTTCCGTCGTGA
- the hemE gene encoding uroporphyrinogen decarboxylase yields MNDRFLKACRREPVDCTPVWFMRQAGRYMSEYRTLRAKHSILEMCKTPELAAQVTLQPIDRFPLDAAIIFADILLPLEPMGLNLEFAAGEGPVIHNPVRDRAAVDHLKVIDGDELDYVAEAIRQTRRALNGRVPLIGFAGAPFTLASYAIEGGGSRNYLNTKQMMYSDPTAWHRLMDKFARVLTGYLRRQIKAGAQAIQLFDSWVGCLSAGDYVEYVMPHVQRIFDGLKHEGVPMIHFGTGTTAILRQMREAGGDVIGIDWRVHLDEAWTMVGHDRAVQGNLDPLALFAPLHEIERRVEDILRRAGGRLGHIFNLGHGILPTTPVDHVAATIDMVHKLSQR; encoded by the coding sequence ATGAACGATCGATTTTTGAAAGCCTGCCGTCGCGAGCCAGTTGATTGTACCCCTGTGTGGTTCATGCGCCAGGCGGGGCGGTACATGTCCGAATACAGGACGTTACGGGCAAAACATTCCATCCTTGAGATGTGCAAAACTCCTGAGCTGGCGGCCCAGGTGACACTGCAGCCTATCGATCGATTCCCGCTGGATGCGGCCATTATCTTTGCGGATATCTTGCTCCCGTTGGAACCGATGGGCCTCAATCTCGAGTTTGCGGCGGGCGAGGGTCCGGTGATCCACAATCCGGTACGCGACCGGGCGGCGGTGGATCACCTGAAAGTGATCGACGGCGATGAACTGGACTACGTGGCGGAGGCCATCAGGCAGACGCGGCGTGCGCTCAACGGGCGGGTGCCGCTCATTGGATTTGCCGGCGCGCCATTCACGTTGGCGAGTTATGCCATTGAAGGTGGGGGATCGCGTAATTATTTAAATACCAAGCAGATGATGTACAGCGATCCTACGGCCTGGCATCGGCTGATGGATAAGTTCGCCCGTGTGCTCACCGGGTATCTTCGTCGACAGATCAAGGCTGGGGCGCAAGCGATTCAACTGTTCGATAGTTGGGTCGGGTGTCTTTCCGCCGGGGACTATGTCGAATATGTGATGCCACATGTCCAGCGGATTTTCGATGGACTGAAGCACGAAGGGGTGCCGATGATTCATTTCGGCACCGGCACGACGGCGATCCTGCGTCAAATGCGGGAGGCAGGCGGCGACGTCATCGGCATCGATTGGCGGGTTCATCTGGATGAAGCCTGGACCATGGTGGGACATGATCGGGCCGTGCAAGGCAATCTTGATCCCCTGGCTCTCTTTGCGCCACTCCATGAAATTGAACGCCGCGTGGAGGATATCTTGCGTAGAGCCGGAGGGCGTCTCGGGCATATCTTCAATCTCGGCCACGGTATCCTTCCGACGACGCCGGTCGATCACGTAGCCGCGACGATCGACATGGTCCATAAACTCAGCCAACGGTAG
- a CDS encoding acyl-CoA desaturase produces the protein MSDVQAYPPTKAQQIWYSFLRWFDSWAGLELTKSDGPPKVDWIRSVPFIFMHLMCFCAILVGWSFTAVAVAIAFYYIRMFAITGWYHRYFSHRTFKTSRTVQFLFALLGGTCTQRGPLWWAGHHRHHHIASDTPEDVHSPRQKGFLWAHMGWIMSQTFYAPRLKSIADFAKFPELRFLDRYDVLVPVLTGFGMFGLGRLLETYAPELGTNGIQMLIWGYFISTVALFHGTCTINSLSHVYGSQRYETGDDSRNNFFLALITMGEGWHNNHHYYPASTRQGFYWWEIDMTYYCLKGLEWLGLIWDIRDVPEYVREGKTRQDSDRSVLKKKIEAAVKSAELPAPPPQLELTPP, from the coding sequence ATGTCCGACGTGCAAGCATATCCACCAACCAAGGCTCAGCAGATCTGGTATTCCTTTCTGCGCTGGTTTGACTCTTGGGCTGGCCTTGAACTGACGAAATCAGACGGCCCGCCGAAGGTCGACTGGATTCGAAGTGTCCCCTTTATTTTCATGCACTTAATGTGTTTTTGCGCCATCTTAGTCGGCTGGAGCTTCACCGCAGTTGCCGTGGCTATCGCCTTTTATTACATTCGTATGTTTGCGATTACCGGGTGGTACCATCGATACTTCTCACATCGCACATTCAAGACGTCTCGTACGGTCCAGTTTCTTTTTGCCCTATTAGGCGGCACCTGCACCCAACGTGGTCCCTTGTGGTGGGCTGGCCATCATCGGCATCACCATATTGCCTCCGATACGCCGGAGGATGTGCATTCTCCACGTCAAAAGGGATTTCTTTGGGCACACATGGGCTGGATTATGTCGCAGACCTTTTATGCGCCGCGATTGAAGAGCATTGCTGATTTTGCCAAGTTCCCAGAGCTACGGTTTCTTGACCGATACGATGTCCTCGTACCCGTCTTGACCGGCTTCGGCATGTTCGGATTGGGTAGGTTGTTGGAAACCTATGCACCTGAACTTGGCACCAACGGCATCCAGATGCTGATCTGGGGGTATTTCATCTCGACCGTCGCACTGTTTCATGGAACCTGTACGATCAATTCGTTGTCGCATGTCTATGGCTCACAACGATACGAGACCGGTGACGATAGCCGAAACAACTTCTTCCTGGCCTTAATCACCATGGGAGAAGGCTGGCACAACAACCACCATTATTATCCGGCTTCGACCAGACAAGGATTCTACTGGTGGGAAATCGACATGACCTATTATTGCTTGAAGGGGCTCGAATGGCTGGGGTTGATCTGGGATATTCGTGACGTTCCAGAGTATGTCCGCGAGGGAAAGACCCGACAAGATTCAGACCGTAGCGTACTCAAGAAGAAGATCGAAGCTGCCGTCAAGTCGGCGGAACTTCCGGCACCGCCACCACAACTGGAACTCACACCTCCCTAG
- a CDS encoding DMT family transporter, with the protein MPRLALLLTSLIWGATFPATKAALEQIPPLSFLLLRFFLGTLLILVWLVIGRRRLHHDRAVLIAAAFSTLFLFLGYLLQTVGLAYTTASNSAFLTALYVIFVPLILLRVDRRVVLATVIAVVGLWLLVKPNASMNRGDLMTLGCAVAFAGHIICLERFTRQVDAPSLLVWQMAAMTVLFLPAPWWEDVPGSAFSPTPVLLTGLVVTGVLATLAFAVQMWAQRLVPAQQVALLFASEPVYAAWLSWYVLGETLDVQGWIGSALIILAVIIGAVGG; encoded by the coding sequence ATGCCGAGACTTGCCCTCCTACTGACCTCCCTCATCTGGGGTGCGACTTTTCCTGCCACGAAAGCGGCACTGGAGCAGATTCCCCCGCTCTCGTTCTTGCTCCTCAGGTTTTTCCTCGGCACCCTGCTTATCCTTGTGTGGCTTGTCATCGGTCGCCGTCGATTACATCATGATCGTGCGGTGTTAATCGCTGCTGCATTCTCGACCCTGTTTCTTTTTCTCGGGTATCTGCTCCAAACCGTTGGGCTTGCGTACACCACGGCGTCCAATTCAGCCTTTCTCACCGCCCTCTATGTGATCTTCGTGCCGTTGATTCTTCTGCGGGTTGACCGGCGTGTGGTCTTGGCGACGGTGATTGCGGTGGTCGGGTTGTGGCTCCTCGTCAAACCCAATGCCTCCATGAATCGAGGCGATCTCATGACACTGGGGTGTGCCGTGGCGTTTGCGGGACATATCATTTGTCTTGAGCGATTTACCCGTCAGGTCGATGCCCCGTCGCTTCTTGTGTGGCAGATGGCGGCGATGACGGTGTTGTTTCTTCCAGCTCCGTGGTGGGAAGATGTTCCGGGGAGCGCGTTTTCCCCTACACCCGTTCTCCTCACGGGTCTTGTCGTGACGGGTGTGCTGGCGACGCTCGCATTCGCCGTGCAGATGTGGGCTCAGCGACTGGTTCCGGCCCAGCAGGTAGCGCTTCTCTTTGCATCCGAGCCAGTCTACGCGGCTTGGCTTTCATGGTATGTTCTTGGAGAGACGTTAGATGTACAAGGCTGGATCGGCAGCGCACTGATCATCTTGGCGGTTATCATTGGAGCGGTCGGCGGCTGA
- a CDS encoding FmdB family zinc ribbon protein: MPLYEYRCGRCEKQFEVTQSVYARVEDTECPDCHAKEATRLLSAFSSNVVGSRKPGFTEIKAKAMNEERMERFVKLPPLNAKRNVPPPNMSSESESSSADRTTSES; this comes from the coding sequence GTGCCACTCTATGAATACCGTTGTGGACGGTGTGAGAAGCAGTTTGAAGTCACTCAGTCAGTCTATGCCAGGGTAGAAGACACTGAGTGTCCTGATTGCCATGCAAAAGAGGCGACGCGCCTTCTGTCTGCGTTTTCATCCAACGTGGTCGGATCTCGGAAACCTGGATTTACCGAGATCAAAGCTAAGGCCATGAACGAGGAACGGATGGAGCGATTCGTCAAATTGCCGCCGTTGAACGCAAAACGCAATGTCCCACCACCGAATATGTCATCCGAATCCGAGTCCTCGTCGGCAGACCGAACCACGTCTGAGTCGTAA